The Rhopalosiphum maidis isolate BTI-1 chromosome 4, ASM367621v3, whole genome shotgun sequence region GTAactagaaattaatttcatgaggggttttaaactaaataaatgtgttctaattgtattataatattgtataggttaTTTTAcaaccacataatatatataacacaaaaaattTAGGTACAGCCTGAGGGGGGGGGGCTATATTACTGGTGGGACgtgaaattgtaattttagtatataattaagaaaaaataattaataattttgatttaagggGCTTTAacagttttacattaaatttaggaGGGCATGATAAAAAAGCTTGAGAAGCACTGATGTAGACTATTAATTTcgttttgcatttattttgtcggtgattatatcttatatgaaTATGAACATTATGAACTATGTTCcctatcatattatgatactgCAGTCTGCAAGTCATGAATATGTCGTCTGGTTGGGTGAATgtgcttaaataattatacatatatatatatattatattatacattattatacattatacaccagGTTAGAGTGTACACTATATCTACAACACGTAAAGCTGCTGAACTGAACAAAGTATGCTATTATAAACGTCAAAATGTGTTGGACGTCCTGAAACCAAATACTCCAATTGTCTTTTAATTACGACTCTATtagtaaattgtattgaataataattatattcaacagTAATGACTAatggtcattattattaatgttattattcaaaaattattattgtgagcGAAAACGTAATGGCGCGGGCATTCACGTGGAAGCACGTGTTTAATGgactagaaattcaatgacccattatactattattatgtaggttcataatatattatatgttagctgcaatgaaaaatttagaataaaagtTCAAACTGTATTATGACATTTATCAGTTTTATTAAtcgaatattgaaatataattagatattaaggtatataggtaatataaatacaacattataattttgattataacgaCTTTTAACTGTGTAGAAACTAACTTACAAGTATTACTGGTTTTAAGTctgatataaattactataatacattttttttttgaaaaccctTGAAAATCGACgatcaagatttttttttttaacatgcattcatatatttttgttgtaacgattatacaaactataaactatttttggtattttgttgtttaaattatttttcgaatacAATAACTCGTATTGattctaaattttaacacGCCCAccccaataatatattataggtacacctTTATAACGCATATGTGCAAAATACTTATTcacgtataatgtttatgttattataaataacctacaactatctataatatttaccataaactaataattattgccaaccaaaaatgttaaattttttttattattatgttctacatttcttatttttgtatacctatatacattaaatcaaataatattttgcaaagttatataaaaatctagtAAGAaagttaaaatcttaaatattacatgCTGTTGCtgcaggtataataatattatgttaacgaatgttataaaataattctctCTTGCAGTCccgtaaaagtatttttttgttaaaaaaaaagtttatggaCTTTTTGCTCATCCCGAGAGATTGATTCTGtcctaatatatatgtataggtgtataatactatacatacattttacattttatagtataaacattattattatttcgatatCTTTTCGTTTatcacaacaaaaaaaaacatttttagttttccaTAAATTTAATCGGTTGTACACGTTATAATCGCATTTATTTATCtgacgtatacatatatatacttataaataaatctcgTTAACGATTCACTGatgaaaaaatagaatattatacacacaaacgCACGTATACTTTCCACCGTCAACCACCATCATTTTTGGTGTGTACACAGAGATTCCATTATCAAGCGTAAAATTGTTGTGtggaaatgtatatttatacgtatacctaatgtatatatttaatatatgtattaaatatatatatattatattatattattttaaagcgtTAGAAATCAAGAAgggtgtaaataaaaaaaaatatttatatatagtcataatataaaaaaatgttgataggtTTAAAcacatgcatattatttatatgtacattttaatgcattaaatGTGAATTCAACGTACCCTAACATTAGTTTCCACtttggaaatatatatatatatatatatattaaaccgtTGATATTATGTGGCCGCGGAgtgattgattataattaaatttattgagtatataatatattatgtaccgtcTTAGAAAATGTTGTACTTAcatgtttttatcattaattattcataatatacgtattatagctacattttcaaaaaattcaattttatttaaatcattaaaaatgcaCAGGTAATGAGggttaatttaagattttgaaaataaaatacatattttttatatgtatataatatataataatatactcgatcaatttagattattttagaaaagtttttaaatagttgggtgaatttatatgaataataaatatttataaataatttaattttgatcaattatttttaagtttctaattttgttaaaatgataattcgAGTATACGGCAAGTACCTGTATGCAATCTAATACTTtcgattacatattatagagctgcagaatatttatttaaaactaattattacttattatattttcaaaaagtaagatattttaaaaatgaaatgttattttaagttattcaaactatgtttaatataaattaaaataatatattacgtatggTATTTGCGAATTAAGAAAGTAGTTGgttaaattatttccaaatGTAAGGTGGtacataataagtacataaattattattttttaatgtttcttaTTTCGATAGTAATCCGATTGTTACCAAAGGCAATTATACAAAATCTtctatacacacatacacacatgtgtatataatttatagtatatacttaagGGAACCATCACCGCTGGGTAAACTAACAGCTACACTGCGCACCCAGTGGCAGTGAACGGGACCTCGTtcacatatatatagtaaattatactatgCTATACCAGGGACGAACGCTGTAGTGCTGTACCCGTAGGATTTAATATCGGATCAGTCGACTCCGGACCACGTTCTTGTGCGTACTACCCCGAGCACGCTCACTCGGTTGACGCGTTTTCCTTTTCACCCACCGACGTTTGTAAAAAGCTCCAGGCTACCGCGGCCTGGAAAATAGGGTCACGCTTAGCATGATGCTCCGAGAAAAACGTCAATGGTCATTCGACACTTTTCGGCGCGTCGGTAATGTCGTATATACGAAAAGGTGAGAACTctatcgttataataaataataataatagtttagttCTGCTAAAGTGGTATATTAGTGTTATGAATCAATACGGATTTAATGCTTTAAAATCTACAGTTCTTGTAACAATGTTTAAGTAGTACACTTAGTTACAGTCAGAGATGCAAGGGAGTATCTTACGTATCCAAATACATCCTAAAATATTCCCAGTAATAAAAAAGCAAGTAATGATatagtgtttaattatataaaaaaaaaagaatagaaAGTATCATACTATTGgtatctatacattatttttgaaaaaagcttttgaaattatttttacatccctgctaatgataattataatatattcatatgtaacatataatattaagtcggAAAACCTTAGTTaaacacatataaaaatataatagtatagcttttatctaatttatacattttacaatatagaTAACGTAAGTAGTTGAAGTTCAATTTACATgttgaatatatttgaaaaataatcatataatgatccaaaatatatatctagcagcataattatataaatattgtacgttaaatattaattattttattataaatcaattttaatatttttaaattattttgtattacaaacaaattgtatacaactataaaatgttattaactaaattcAAGTAAAACTCTCCAACACAAGTTTGGTTTCTATAAACACAATGGAAGTTGTAAATCtttgtattttactttatttgcaaaatatattattattattttattatcatcatacaGAATTTAAGTTCAGCTGATctagttattaataacatgaatgagatctattatataatgaatattcataataattacaatggattatttatagttaatattatttgtcaaaatttcattttaccAATATCCAAagcattttgtaataaataagttatgttaacaacaattatttaattcagttttcaaaaaaaaaaaaactaaacaaataaatatatttaattacaattgtattaatgacttattatttaaagttaactaattattagtgCAGTTtactagttataattatagtcttagcatttaaaaaatatatactgaaaattatttttaattttatatcactaaaattgttgttgaataataaattaatttttacataccaAGGGTCTCCAACCTTTTTTTTACGGCGGGTCAAATctgaaattattgttttattatcgtGGGCCAACATTTTTCAAGGAATAAGGGGGTAATGAAATTGAAGAATAGATaagattcaatattatttacataatattacagtgtAGTTAGAAAAACCCGTCGATCACGATTCACGAGTGTAATGATTTAGCACTaatgaataacataaaatgaaaaacgtataaataaattttatttaactaattaaataaattaaaatctatggaaacaaatatattattttattattttaacaacataaATTAGCGGACCGGTTCAAAAACGTTGACGGGCTGTAGGATGGAGACCCTTATTGGTGCTGATTTAAACTGTTAAAAGGTTTTAagtgaaatacaattttgctAATAGCTTGTAGGAACaatgactaaaataaaatcgaaaacaattaatttgtagATATTTTCCGGAACGACTGAAGACTAGATGAAACATGTCACATTGTCGCATGGAATAAATTGCTTTCttgcattattattctatGGGTATTGCATTATTGCGTATTGGGTATCTACTATCTAGGTATCTACCTATAGTGAACGCAGTTACACGGTTTTTCattctcaataattattaaataagtacttctagattaaaattaccaaaaacgaaatgatatatatctaaataaataaataacaacattaaacataagaattaatattattaaataaattataatataataatttcaaacatacaaaaaatcattgtcgcccagtaattaaatatatcatctaataggtgataaaaaatgttagttaaaTGTtagttaaattagttaaaatatccaCTGTagcaaattcaataattattcaaaagtttaagtttgaaattttttttaatttggacAGCATTCTaatggataatatttaaaataaattattacacgtcgtggtatttttttaaaatattaaaatgatttaatgtttcataaaaaattctaCCAATAAATagttgaacataataataaattaataatttaatatggatataaatatatttatttatcaataaattaaatattctacgCTGgcactatttaattttgttcttaTACATTTAGTTCAATATATCCGGAtagttctaaataattaacttcacAAGTCACaatgattttaaagttatttctcAAGCAAATCGACTTTgaagttttcaataaatatactttacagTTTGTGCTAAAACATTGAAACGCTTGATAATTAACGACGATCGTAAATGTATGGAGGTAATGGTATAACGGCTGTTAGATCTTTCCAATGTTAATTCAAAGTATCTTTGGcctctataaataaatgacaGAGACGCGAATAGTGGCACAATGAATGTGGTAATGTGGCCTTCTTTTGACCCGAATCATTAATTGTATCAAATGGTGAATGGTTTTGAAACCAAATCTAGAAGTGTCTAAGATTATCTAATcggaattttaattattaaccctaacagccttttttttttttggtggtaTCGATGACCGGAGGAAGGACTGCTGTTGGCATTACTTCCTTAACCCTAACAGcctaattcaatgattttgaatgtaatattaaaatgaattaaattacctgttttatttttttcgtatttttatttttactcgaaCATCATACATTTTGGAGAATCCTTAAAATAGTAACTAGCAATGTACATAGATGTTTGCTGAAAACATCAGAAAACATTGTTGAAATAACTGTGGAAACTTTTAGCGATGAGTGAATTTTGGTTATAaagttattcatattttcatcatttgaataattactGAGGGACCATGGTCGCTGAACGAGTAGTGTTGTAACTTTTTGGTCGAGTGAACATTTTGTGAAGCAGTAAAAACCAATTAAGACAAAATTTCCTTATGGTAATAAATCGTGACTGAAAATTAGCATTTGCCGACGTTATTTTGTTTccaaaaccataatattatatctatctaTCATAGCttcttgtaaaaataattatgtacctaccgtatatagtaataataatgcgtgaataaatatacattttataaatatacacatatgtattatatatttatatttttttcatcgtaacttaatttttatattatattcatataatacaatgaagtagtaggtatattgatatttacagagcatgaaataaaatatgataatttgaaaCTAATTCAATGAAACTTATACAGCAAAGTAAAGTTTTTGCattagaaatgaaaaaaatattaaaaatgtataatgagaaattaatcaaaagttaatcgtatataataaatgttattaaaacggttttgttgtttttaaatgatgtattattgtacaatccTCTCGTAAGATCATACTTATGCTTGATTGGATTATTTTCGTACTCGGCCAACTTTATAACCAGATTTGTAATACCTCCgccttgtatatttttttttactttactcAACAAAGCTTTGCATTCCCATGAGAGGGACACGAATTTTCTCtcttttttatttgtcttGCTCTAGATGCGTTCTCCCCTCGCCATGTCTCATTCAAACAAGATGAGTCTTCCCGATTCCGGAACCAAGTCGTGCTTCCTATTCGCCTTTACTCAGTTTGCATAcgaaattcatttttcaactttAGGTGGgaaatttttctttgtttcCCCCTACTTGATTTTCATCCCATTCTCTTGTACTAACTCGCTCGATCCTAGGGCTTATAAGCTAAGCTTGACGCAATGCATGGGAATGTATACTCGCGTGGCGTTACCGATgggataaaaatgtattggaaTAGCACGTCTGCATCCGACGGGTGCGAAATTGAATTCTGGtttaatcgtatttttaaatgcatatacatCTGTGCCATATATTATGGTCTTAAGTATCATCAACGagggtaaaaaaaattaaaaagaagtatataatacctaatactaTAAATCTCAATTATATCTCGTTCAGttcattcaaaataaacaGTTTGATGAACGATCCTTTTTAAGTTcgagtattaaaatatcaatatttatttaaattaaaatacattttttttaaatattaattaactgtacactactgttaaaataatgtaccacATATTATTGCAAATAAGGAATATATTTACACTGTTATATTTAACCCTGCAgtgatcaataataatatacaagttcttaatttatcaaacgtaaactaaacaaatgaaaattatagttacaaaaattaaaataacatccaGTATTCCAGTGacagataataataagaatgacgtatttatttcattatgacTTATGGTAGTAAGATtgattgattgttttataataccatattattttaggtgCCTTAAtatagaatgtataataaacgagAAAACTTTCaagctaatatatattttatatttattgcatttttatttctcaatttctaaataatgatgcctttaaaaaaatatagttttttagttcttaaaatataatgtatttttaaattatataaatattggtttaatttaatagtgttaatttgcaataattatttaagcgataaaaaaaatgttgttggcCAACTACGATGATACATTAACTTAATACGTTAAATTTAACAAGATTTTACTGtgcaaacaaaacaaataaaatcacaTGTAAAGTAATGTTTAATTCTTAGATTACTAATGAATAttagtgtatatttatgtattaatttcattCTTTAATATACCCGAAATGGATgactttattatgaaattatacatacacatttttcAATGTTCAGTTTATGAAAGGTTATTGcatataatttgatacttaCTGGCTGTGCATTGcagatattatacaaaatacataataaaatagagtatatttaattttcaataattgattttaagtaaattacataaattatattttataacggtaaattatgcaataattatctattattacttccgataaaaatatttatatacagatgttaataaaaatgttaatttagtaGGTAATAAGTAACTATATTATCTGCGTGTTAACGATTATTCATCGTTTTAATTATctctattatatgtatttgttgACATAGGTACATGTGGGTGTCGTATGACATACCATTTTCAGTGTTGCTctgttcataaatattactagATTATGAGCGACTTAACATAGGAACTGAATACATAggatgtacctatacatttttagaaggTTGGGTTGACGGGATCACGAGACTAAGTATTTCGGTAACTTAAAGTCAACCAaaactttgaatttaaattttcaccaaaacaCGCGCATCAGTCACCCCTAAGGCACCCTTCGAGCGACGGTTATGCAAAAACTTTTCAAGCGCAAAAGAAAAGTTCTCCTGCAATCTGTCATTCCTGAAACCCAATGTTGTCCCATACAACATAATGGTCGccgtgataatataatattatgttttgaatattaatacgcCAACTGAGTAGGGGTTTTGCGACCTGCgtctaaattacataatacactGATACAcaacgataaaattataattcaattgatGTAATGTGATCGTAATCGAGATTAAATTAagcataaacaattttaaaatggccAGAAAATGCCGTAGCTTAAAAATATGgctataggtacttactataatatacgagtaatgtacatattatgatcTATCCTTCGCTGATAGAACGAGTTTACAACAAAATTGAGCCACgagattttaattcaaattaaatactaaataatatctaggtatagtatgattattataactacacaagaatgttaattatatattgtatttcatattattaaatgaacgtgtcttaaatatttaccaaaatgctattataacgataaaattgGGGTAGGTTTAAGCttgaagttaataaaaaaaattaacgcataaaatattaccacTCCCGTTAACGTATGTCTCcacactatatatttatacaattgtatactttcaaaaatgaaaagcTGACAATCTTACCCTTAACCAAAATTACGagctatatagtttttaagggacactaaaatataatgtaaagcccagtgataaaaatgaataattacgcATTGTTATACATCCGGTATAAAAGTTGGTTTACTGTATGCTTTGTTCCAATATATGTAACTCtttattattacgatgatAACGATGTGGATACAGAACAATAGAAGAAACCGCTAGGTTTCAATGATTTTTCCGAGCTTACGTATAGgactttgaaaataaaaattaaatgatattcaTGTTGTTAATGTTGTTATGtgggtttattattttggccattgttatatagctataataaataaaagattatataatatattcattaatgtatatatatatatatatatgagctggtaataaactaatataaccGTCGAAATACAAAAGGTTCAAATCAAATCAACCCCATACTGAGAACGAAAATTATGTAAGTAGGTATTGaagggaaaaaaatattttaaaaataaaaacagaaatctattataattatccttgtataatataatgagcgTATTACGCAGCTAacgtaataaaagtataatattaacatttatatacatttattatttaaaattgtacataacaattgtaatttaattacgcaatattcataaaataacatttttttaattaaaagtattattttatatttacagatatataaaatgaaaagatTTCGACCAAAGGGTGTTTTTGCGGTATAGAAATatcaagaaaattaaaatacttatcatGGCGGCTGTGAAGTCGTGAATGCGGACGAACAATGGTAGTGATTTTAAACGCTATCGTAGTTTCTTTGCTATCAATCGTCGTTGCAAAAATCCAAAAAGAATGTGTTTTGGAGTTGCCTACAAACGGCTCTCGTGATGTTTACTGTGACGTTATACCATACAAAGTTGACTTGAATCACACTAACGGTATGACTAAGCTAGACATATCGCAAAATAACTTAAAcgggatttttatttttagcgaTAAAAATATGACGTTACCTACGCTTGACGTGTCCAGAAATAACATTCGAAGTCCTTGCCACGTTGctattagtaatatagtaaGCGTTGATtctatgatattatcattcaataagatatacaatttttcaatttgttcaGACATTAGAAATCTTACGCTAAGTTGGAATTACATTAggtcattaaataaaactgataTGGTAAATGCATCTTCTTTGGAAGTTTTAGATCTTGGGAATAATTTCATCTTATggatagaaaataatacatttattggaaTGCCGGATCTTCAATGGTTAGACTTAAGAGGTAACGCGTTAACAAGAATATCAGAAAAAACGTTACCAAGTACTACGTTACGTTATCTCGACGTTTCTGAAAACTATGATCTTGATCGTACAACAGTATTTCAGCCTTTTGAAAATCTAGTTGAATTGAACATTGCCAAAAATGCAGAATTAGCTCCCGTTGTTTTGGGTTCGGGTCCAAGACTTCAAGCATTAGATGCTTCACACACTAATCTTACAGAAGTTCCAGTCACGCCAGCTCCGCTATTAGGCTCACTTATTTTGAGTGGCAATGCGATAAAAACAGTGAATAGTGGTGACCTAGATGGTTTTCCACTTCTTCGCTTGCTTAACATTAGTGCTAATCGCATTAAAATTGTAGAAGACGATGCATTTGGTCGACTCGATTTACTGATTGTATTGGACTTGagtgataatttattgaaaacagtACCGAAAAGTTTACCAGAAagcttagaaaaattaaatctagaaGGTAATAGAATACAGAACTTGGGGGTCGAAGACTTTGAGGGTTGCAaaggattaaaaatattaaatgttcggaaaaataatattcaacacaTACAGGACCTTACATTTGCGTCTTTATTATTTCTTGATACATTAGATTTATCTGAAAAtccaattaaaatgattacaaGAGAAATGTTAGCAGGTccagtaaaattaaaagtctTGAAGTTGGAGAGGCTAATAGCACCAGAGACGCCAACATTCCCATTTACTGATACACGTTACTTGAATCGAATCCAATTGGCGTACAGCAAACATCTTGCTAAAATTCTGTTAAACGACAGTGCTGTATTATCATCTATGTTTCAACTTGAATATTTAGACTTAACGGAATGTGATGTGATTTCACTTCCCAAACGTTTACCTTATCACATgcctaaaattaaaacattaatattgaacGAGCTCAAGTGCATCGAATCTTGGCTTAAAGATTGGCTATGTGAAATCTACGCGTCTGAAGATAAACATTATAAGTTCAGTAAATCTGAGTTGAGACTTAGAAACTACCAGctgaaaaaattcaaatcctCTGTGGAAAGTGTGCAATGTAGACAAGAAAATGGAAATGTTCAACAAGTGTTTGATGCAGAATACTGTGCCATAATAACTACGATTTCGACCTATCG contains the following coding sequences:
- the LOC113560904 gene encoding leucine-rich repeat-containing G-protein coupled receptor 4-like, with product MVVILNAIVVSLLSIVVAKIQKECVLELPTNGSRDVYCDVIPYKVDLNHTNGMTKLDISQNNLNGIFIFSDKNMTLPTLDVSRNNIRSPCHVAISNIVSVDSMILSFNKIYNFSICSDIRNLTLSWNYIRSLNKTDMVNASSLEVLDLGNNFILWIENNTFIGMPDLQWLDLRGNALTRISEKTLPSTTLRYLDVSENYDLDRTTVFQPFENLVELNIAKNAELAPVVLGSGPRLQALDASHTNLTEVPVTPAPLLGSLILSGNAIKTVNSGDLDGFPLLRLLNISANRIKIVEDDAFGRLDLLIVLDLSDNLLKTVPKSLPESLEKLNLEGNRIQNLGVEDFEGCKGLKILNVRKNNIQHIQDLTFASLLFLDTLDLSENPIKMITREMLAGPVKLKVLKLERLIAPETPTFPFTDTRYLNRIQLAYSKHLAKILLNDSAVLSSMFQLEYLDLTECDVISLPKRLPYHMPKIKTLILNELKCIESWLKDWLCEIYASEDKHYKFSKSELRLRNYQLKKFKSSVESVQCRQENGNVQQVFDAEYCAIITTISTYRVTTITTEQAAVFARLRAKDDPKNSHVVAKSNHPGMIVFVCIVLLLVLLASGTVWVGMRGDTLKRLHWRQNIVDVVYQSIEIKSLESLSHVERW